Below is a genomic region from Flammeovirgaceae bacterium SG7u.111.
TACGATACAAGTAGCACCAGCTATTTTTCTGTATATAAAGGTTCTGTCATGCAAGTATTTCCCCCTTCTCCTGCATTTGAAGGTAAAGATTTGGGCGATTCTGCTGATAGTACTGGCGTGTTTTATATAAGAGATTTGGTGAAAAAGGTTAACTCGGGCGGAGGGTTTGTTCAGTTTTGGCTAGGAGGTGGTAGTAATTCGGCTATAAGGGAAGCTAGGTTAAAGCTCTTGTACGGAACCCCTATAAAAGGAACCCCTTACTGGATTGGAAATGGTTTTTATATAGACAATATTCTCAATGCAAAAGAAGAGCTCCAGCTAGAGCTGGGCGATGTCCAGAAAACATCATTCTTCTCTATTGTACTTGGTGTAGGTTTCTTTTTGGCTTTTGTAGTAATGCCTATTAGTTGGCAAGTGAGGAAAAGTATTACCCAGCCAATCGCCTATCTTTCCGAGCAGCTTCAGTCACTAGGGAAGGGGTTGAAGGTAGATCTGATCAGTTCAGATAATAAACATGAAATTGGGCTTATTACCGAATCGGTCAACCAAGTGATTCAAGAAAAGAACAGGGCTGCAGATTTTGCCTCGGCCATAGGTGAAGAGAATTTTGATTTTGAATACGAAAAGCAAAGTGAGGACGATGTGTTAGGTATTTCTTTGATGGCTATGCGTGATAACCTAAAAGAGCATAGAAATGCAGAAGCGGCAAGGCATTGGAAAAACGATGGTTTGGCACTGTTTTCTTCAATTACACATTCCCAAGTAGATGACCTTGGAGTACTTGGGAAAAAATTGATCTCAGAAATTGTTAAGTATATTGGAGCGAACCAGGGGTGTATTTATCGAGTTCCGCAAGATGGTGAGAAGGTGATGGAAAGGATGGCTACTTATGCTTGGGGGCGAGTGAAATATGTTAAGGAGGCAATTCTTCCAGGCGAAGGGCTCGTAGGGCAGGCATGGCTTGAAAAAGAACCAACTTATTTGGAAGAAATTCCCGACGAGTACTTGATTATAAAATCGGGGCTTGGTGAAGCTTGCCCAAAAATGATTTATATTCTTCCGCTTATTAGCAATGATGAGGTTCAGGGGATGCTGGAAATAGCCTCGTTCAAAAAATTGAATGAAATAGAGAAAAGCTTTTTGGAAAGCCTTGCAGAGAGCTTGGGCGCATGGCTGTGGTCGATCAGCAATACAGAAAAAACTAAAGCGCTTTTGGAAGAAAGCCAGCACCTCTCGGCCACGCTTCAGGCAGGAGAAGAGGAAATTCGCCAAAATATGGAAGAGCTTCAGGCTACCCACGAAGAGATGCGAAGACGTGAAGAGTCTTACAAGAGGCAAATAGAAGAATTGAAGGCTGAAAAAGCCGTCTAATTATACTTCATGCCATTTTGCCACTTATTCTTTCATAAAAAAGGATAAGGGGCTTTTTTGTGGATAATAATTTTGCTTTAGGGCGAAAGCCAGAAAAATAACCCAATCCCTCTCGTTTGCATACAAATACCTTCTCTTTGAAAAGGAATTGTCCTAAGTTTGTTCTTTGAAATTTCAATCAGCTTATGCTTACAAAAAGAATAATTCCTTGCCTCGATATAAAAGACGGGCAAACGGTGAAGGGGATCAACTTTGTGAACCTTATAAGTGCGGGTGATCCGGTAGAGCTTGCCGAAATTTACAGTGAATCGGGTGCGGATGAGTTGGTGTTTTTGGACATTACTGCTACGGTAGAAAAGCGTAAGACTTTGGTAGAGTTGGTTCGCCGAGTGGCGCAGAAAATCAGCATTCCATTTACCGTAGGTGGCGGTATCAGTACCAAAGAAGATGTTTCTGCTTTGCTCAATGCTGGTGCAGACAAGATTTCCATCAATTCTTCGGCAGTTAAAAATCCTGATTTGGTAAATGAGCTTGCTGGGGAGTTTGGCTCGCAGTGCGTAGTAGTTGCTATCGATTCCCGATATGTGGAAGGGGAGCATATTGTGCATGTGAAAGGAGGGCGCGAACCTACTGAGTTACGGACGATCCCTTGGGCAAAAGAGGTGGAAGAAAGAGGGGCTGGTGAGATTTTGCTTACTTCGATGGACCATGACGGTACTAAAAATGGTTTTGCCATAGAGCTTACCGGATACCTGACCAAAAACTTGAACATTCCTGTAATAGCCTCGGGTGGAGCAGGAAATATGGAGCATTTTGTAGATATTTTTGAAAACAACGATGCGGATGCGGCGCTTGCTGCTAGCATTTTCCACTTCAAGGAAATTGGTATTCCAGATTTGAAAAGTTATTTGAATAAGAAAAATGTTGCTGTAAGGCTATAATATTAATGATGATGGAGATAGATTTTGAAAAAGGAGATGGGCTGGTGCCTGCGGTAGTGCAAGATTCGGTTACCAATAAGGTGCTGATGGTGGGGTATATGAATGCCGAAGCTTTGGAAAAAACGAAAGCAGAAGGAAAAACCACATTTTTTAGCCGCAGCAAGCAGAGGCTTTGGACAAAGGGCGAGACCTCGGGGAATTTCCTCTTTGCCGAAGAAGTTTTGGTCGATTGCGATAACGACACTGTTTTGGTAAAGGCTAAGCCAGTTGGTCCGGCTTGCCACACGGGAGCGGACACGTGCTTCAAAGAAGACAACGAAGGGAGAGGGGCATATTTGAACTACATTGCCTCGGTAATAAAATCGAGAAGGCAAGAAGGTTCTGACAAGTCTTATACTTCCAGCTTGTTCGATAAAGGAATCAATAAAATTGCACAAAAAGTTGGGGAAGAAGCGGTGGAGCTAGTGATAGAAGCCAAAGACGATGATAAAGATCTTTTCCTAAACGAATCGGCTGATTTGCTGTTCCACTTTTTGGTATTGCTCGAAGCCAAAGGCTACACCCTCGACGAGGTGATTGGCATATTGGAAGGAAGGCACAAGAAGTAGGGGATTGAGCATGAATTTTGGGTGTGGGTAATGAGAAGGGTTTTGATGTGAGAGGTACAGGTGAAATGCTTTGCCCCACCAAGTGCTCGTGCCAGCACGGAAAATGTAGAGCCAACGTATGCGTTGGCTTATGTTAGTATTTTACAAACAAACGAGTTTCAACCAGATGCAAGAATTATTTAAAACAAACTTGGGGAGGTTCAGGGTGTTGGCTTTTGCCGAAGGGGTATCATTTTTGGTCATCCTTTTTGTGACTATGCCCCTCAAATATTTATTTGACAACCCCATGCCCAACAAAGTTTTTGGGATGGTTCACGGGCTGCTTTTTGTGCTATACCTTGTTTGGGCATTGCAACTCAAGCTAGATGAGGGTTGGCCTATGAAAAAGCTTGGCTTGGCTATTTTGGCTTCAATCGTTCCTTTTGGTACTTTTTGGGCAGACAAACATCTTTTAAGGCCTAGAGCAGAAGAGGTTTGATAGAATTGGGCTAAATTAGCCCATATCTTATCTTCTTTAAACCAACTCTAAAACCTGCAAATGACCTTGGGAAGTATTTTTAAAGCCCCTACATCCACTTCCAGCAAGCAACATTGGGTAGCGTATATTGGCACTATCACTGCTATTACTTTTCTCATTATCCACCTTTCTTTTCTTCTCTACAAGAAACTCAACACTACTCAAATAGAAGAACTTATACCAGCATCTTCTGCTTTGGCACTTAAAATATGGTACACCGATTCTTTGTACCAAGAACTTGAACGCTCTTCTGCTATTCAGCACCTTTCCCACATTCCTGATTTTGGCAGTTTTGCCCAAAACTTCAGATTTTTGGATGGTTTGGTTCAAAATAATCCTTTTTTGAAGCAGACCTTGGCGGAATCGCCCTTGTATTTGAGTGTCCACCCGCACTCTACCCGCGACTTCGATTTGGTATATTACATGCCCCTTTTTACTTTCCCCCAAGCAGGCGACTGGTTCACCCCCACGCTACAGTTAATGCCGTTTCTTACAGAAAAACGGTTGTATGAGGGGCAGGAAATTATCGTTTTTAAAGACAAGGGCAAAACACCAATTTGGAATATTACCACCATAAAAGACCGCTTGGTGTTGAGTAAAAATAGTTCTTTGCTAGAAGAAGTAATTAGGCAATACAAAGAAGAAAGCTCGAATAGTTTTATAAAAACGGCTAGAAATAGCCAAGAAGAGGAGGGTGAGGCAGTAAAGGACTTTGAAATTTATTTTAATCCTCAGCATATGGGGGAGTTGTTGAGTTGTTTTTTGAATCAGCGCTCCGAATTGCCTCAGTGGCTTTCAGCTTTAGCTCCGCCATCGGTATTAGGAGCGGAAAGCCAGCAAAGTTATATTTCTTTTGAGGGGAGTCATTTTGAACAGCTAGAGGAATTGGAAGGGGTTTTTCATAACCTCCAACCTACATTTTCTGCAACTATGGCTGAGTTAATTCCTGCTAAGGCAAATTATTTTGTGCGTCTAGGTTTCGATGATGGAGAACAACTGAGGGATAACGTGTTGAGTTGGTTGGAAAAAAAACAGCCAGAGAAGTTTCAGAAATATAAGGAGCTTGCTAAAAGAGTACCTTTTGATACAGATGATTTTTTTGCGCTAGTTGAGAAAGAAGTGATTTTTTTTGAGCAGGATGAGGAAAATACCGATTCCCCAACACAAGTTTTGCTTTTTAACTCTACGCAAAAAGAAGAGCTACTAGAGCTTTTGTTTGATTTAGACCTAAAGCTTAGGCCTGAGGAATTGTTGCCTTTTAGTGAGAAGTACGGAGATTTTGAGATCAAAAGTATTGCCATGGCTAATTTTCCCCAACTGCTGAGCAGTATTTGGCATCCGGCCTGGGAAGAAACCTATTATGCTTTTTATAAGGAGCATTTGGTGCTTGCTGAAAACCCTCAGCACATCAAAAATTTGTTGGAGAGTTACAAAAAAAATCAGGTGCTCAGCCAACTGAAAGGCTATCAGGATTTTATTGATGCCGAACTGGATAAGCCGTCCAACCTTGCCTTGGGAATGTTGCCTAGCAATGTTTGGCAACCTTTTTTCTCTGAGTTAAAACCGAAATGGAAGCCCTTTTTTGAGAAATACAAGCGCTATTTTCTAAAGTTTGGCTACCTGTGGACAAGCTGGAGTGGGAACAAAGGAGGGAATTTGCATAGCGGAATGGTGACTTTTCGCCCGCCTCGGTCTGCTCCTGTGCAGGAGAGACTTTGGGAAGCGCCATTGGTTACCAATGCCCAAGAAAATTTGCACTTGCTCAAAAACCATTACTCTGGGCAAACAGATATTTTACTTCAAGACAAGTGGAATAATTTGTATCTATTTTCGAGCAGTGGCGAACAGTTGTTCAGGTCAAAAATGTATGGGAAAGTCAATGCGG
It encodes:
- the hisIE gene encoding bifunctional phosphoribosyl-AMP cyclohydrolase/phosphoribosyl-ATP diphosphatase HisIE, with product MMMEIDFEKGDGLVPAVVQDSVTNKVLMVGYMNAEALEKTKAEGKTTFFSRSKQRLWTKGETSGNFLFAEEVLVDCDNDTVLVKAKPVGPACHTGADTCFKEDNEGRGAYLNYIASVIKSRRQEGSDKSYTSSLFDKGINKIAQKVGEEAVELVIEAKDDDKDLFLNESADLLFHFLVLLEAKGYTLDEVIGILEGRHKK
- a CDS encoding DUF3817 domain-containing protein, with the translated sequence MQELFKTNLGRFRVLAFAEGVSFLVILFVTMPLKYLFDNPMPNKVFGMVHGLLFVLYLVWALQLKLDEGWPMKKLGLAILASIVPFGTFWADKHLLRPRAEEV
- a CDS encoding cache domain-containing protein yields the protein MLRKLKISTRLWILNGLMIVIAFLSFLIFYVNLERIKSYSSDMLYDEMLQLKKQKIQAATVATAKIIEKLCENISDEQEQLAIIKNTLYDIRYDTSSTSYFSVYKGSVMQVFPPSPAFEGKDLGDSADSTGVFYIRDLVKKVNSGGGFVQFWLGGGSNSAIREARLKLLYGTPIKGTPYWIGNGFYIDNILNAKEELQLELGDVQKTSFFSIVLGVGFFLAFVVMPISWQVRKSITQPIAYLSEQLQSLGKGLKVDLISSDNKHEIGLITESVNQVIQEKNRAADFASAIGEENFDFEYEKQSEDDVLGISLMAMRDNLKEHRNAEAARHWKNDGLALFSSITHSQVDDLGVLGKKLISEIVKYIGANQGCIYRVPQDGEKVMERMATYAWGRVKYVKEAILPGEGLVGQAWLEKEPTYLEEIPDEYLIIKSGLGEACPKMIYILPLISNDEVQGMLEIASFKKLNEIEKSFLESLAESLGAWLWSISNTEKTKALLEESQHLSATLQAGEEEIRQNMEELQATHEEMRRREESYKRQIEELKAEKAV
- the hisF gene encoding imidazole glycerol phosphate synthase subunit HisF, whose protein sequence is MLTKRIIPCLDIKDGQTVKGINFVNLISAGDPVELAEIYSESGADELVFLDITATVEKRKTLVELVRRVAQKISIPFTVGGGISTKEDVSALLNAGADKISINSSAVKNPDLVNELAGEFGSQCVVVAIDSRYVEGEHIVHVKGGREPTELRTIPWAKEVEERGAGEILLTSMDHDGTKNGFAIELTGYLTKNLNIPVIASGGAGNMEHFVDIFENNDADAALAASIFHFKEIGIPDLKSYLNKKNVAVRL